The Fibrobacter sp. UWB2 genome window below encodes:
- a CDS encoding TrpB-like pyridoxal phosphate-dependent enzyme: MRNSLKIDGQVKTYLHEDELPKAWYNVRADMKKKPAPLLNPGTGKPVTFEDLQPVFCDELIKQELDNDTAYIEIPEDIRTFYKMYRPSPLVRAYFLEQALGTPAHIYYKFEGNNTSGSHKLNSAIAQAYYAKKQGLKGVTTETGAGQWGTALSMSSAFFGLDCQVYMVKVSYEQKPFRREVMRTYGASVTPSPSMTTDIGRKINAEFPGTTGSLGCAISEAVEAAVKQPGYRYVLGSVLNQVLLHQSVIGLETKAALDKIGVKADLIIGCAGGGSNLGGLVSPFIGEKLRGEADYDILAVEPASCPSFTRGKYAYDFCDTGKVCPLAKMYTLGSSFIPSANHAGGLRYHGMSSILSELYDQGLMRATSVEQTKVFEAAKLFAQTEGILPAPESSHAIRATIDEALKCKESGQAKNIVFGLTGTGYFDMVAYQKFNDGEMSDYIPTDEDIAKSLAQLPKVEG; encoded by the coding sequence ATGAGAAACTCGCTCAAGATCGATGGTCAGGTCAAGACTTATCTCCACGAAGATGAACTTCCGAAGGCATGGTATAACGTCCGCGCCGACATGAAGAAGAAGCCCGCTCCGCTTCTGAACCCAGGTACCGGCAAGCCGGTGACTTTCGAAGACCTGCAGCCAGTTTTCTGCGATGAACTCATCAAGCAGGAACTCGATAACGATACCGCTTACATCGAAATTCCGGAAGACATCCGCACGTTCTATAAGATGTACCGTCCGTCTCCGCTCGTTCGCGCTTACTTCTTGGAACAGGCGCTCGGCACTCCGGCACACATCTACTACAAGTTCGAAGGAAACAACACCTCGGGCAGCCACAAGCTCAACTCCGCTATCGCTCAGGCCTACTACGCTAAGAAGCAGGGCCTCAAGGGCGTGACGACTGAAACGGGTGCAGGCCAGTGGGGTACAGCACTTTCTATGTCCAGCGCCTTCTTCGGACTGGACTGCCAGGTTTACATGGTGAAGGTTTCTTACGAACAGAAGCCGTTCCGCCGCGAAGTGATGCGCACCTACGGTGCATCCGTCACCCCGTCCCCGTCCATGACGACCGACATCGGCCGCAAGATCAACGCCGAATTCCCGGGCACCACGGGTAGCCTTGGTTGCGCCATTTCCGAAGCTGTGGAAGCCGCTGTGAAGCAGCCGGGTTACCGCTACGTTCTCGGTTCCGTGCTGAACCAGGTGCTCCTCCACCAGTCCGTCATCGGTCTCGAAACAAAGGCCGCACTCGACAAGATTGGCGTGAAGGCCGACCTCATCATCGGTTGCGCTGGCGGTGGTTCTAACCTCGGTGGTCTCGTGAGCCCGTTCATCGGTGAAAAGCTCCGTGGCGAAGCCGACTACGATATTCTCGCTGTGGAACCGGCAAGCTGCCCGAGCTTCACTCGCGGTAAGTACGCTTACGACTTCTGCGATACCGGTAAGGTTTGCCCGCTCGCCAAGATGTACACCCTCGGTTCTAGCTTCATCCCGTCTGCAAACCATGCTGGTGGCCTCCGCTACCACGGTATGAGCAGCATTCTCTCTGAACTTTACGATCAGGGCCTCATGCGTGCAACGTCTGTCGAACAAACTAAGGTCTTCGAAGCAGCAAAGCTCTTCGCCCAGACCGAAGGTATCCTCCCGGCTCCGGAATCCAGCCACGCCATTCGCGCTACAATTGACGAAGCTCTCAAGTGCAAGGAATCCGGCCAGGCCAAGAACATCGTGTTCGGCCTCACTGGCACGGGTTACTTCGACATGGTTGCTTACCAGAAGTTCAACGACGGCGAAATGAGCGACTACATCCCGACGGATGAAGACATCGCGAAGAGTCTCGCCCAGCTTCCGAAGGTCGAAGGCTAA
- a CDS encoding toxin-antitoxin system YwqK family antitoxin: MVSKIFEKMSVFLLLAFSLSFSCDGRSSCEGGCAIFLNILDLKNNPKMAELFASIDDSLYARKMNHKYQDPEPDGLAGLCGCDPGGIFLESRHVDLMDSGWHFNSCGNPDSIVKLQTYSSSIPEENYIVESNSVLSRNIETLKRFLKDDGCIVDSVYEISAAELTPENAKKGIYATSINVLNRDVVVPKNVRVLKTYHPNGKLAQKIQFEQGKRNGTEMRYFPHGKKYKVTNFKNGLRHGTEIEYDESGYKKYEEPYRNGKLHGIKKYYDEKGRIWSKQKYVDDVEISSERVN, translated from the coding sequence ATGGTCTCTAAAATATTTGAAAAAATGTCCGTTTTTTTGCTTTTGGCGTTTTCGCTCTCGTTTTCTTGCGATGGAAGGTCGTCGTGCGAAGGTGGCTGCGCCATTTTCCTCAATATTCTTGATTTGAAAAATAATCCGAAAATGGCGGAATTGTTTGCGTCCATTGATGATTCTCTATATGCAAGGAAGATGAATCATAAATATCAAGACCCGGAACCCGATGGCTTGGCGGGATTGTGCGGATGCGATCCCGGTGGAATCTTTTTGGAATCGCGTCATGTTGATTTGATGGATTCCGGCTGGCATTTCAACAGTTGCGGAAATCCTGATTCTATAGTCAAGTTGCAAACTTATAGCAGTTCTATACCTGAGGAAAATTACATTGTAGAAAGTAATTCTGTCTTGTCGCGTAATATTGAAACTTTGAAAAGGTTCCTCAAGGATGATGGTTGCATTGTTGATTCCGTTTATGAAATTTCAGCAGCGGAGTTGACTCCTGAAAATGCTAAAAAGGGAATTTATGCGACTTCGATAAATGTCCTTAATAGAGATGTTGTTGTCCCTAAAAATGTGAGAGTTCTAAAAACGTACCATCCCAATGGAAAACTGGCGCAGAAAATTCAGTTTGAACAAGGTAAACGTAATGGAACTGAAATGCGTTATTTTCCGCATGGGAAAAAATACAAGGTGACAAATTTTAAAAATGGATTGCGCCACGGAACTGAAATTGAATATGATGAGTCCGGTTACAAAAAGTATGAAGAGCCTTATAGGAACGGAAAATTACACGGCATAAAAAAGTACTACGATGAAAAAGGACGAATTTGGTCAAAACAGAAATATGTGGATGATGTAGAAATTTCTTCGGAACGGGTAAATTAA